One genomic window of Mucilaginibacter terrenus includes the following:
- a CDS encoding single-stranded DNA-binding protein: MNQTSCINKVLLVGHVYDDAKWLKVENQQYLFCKLVTQETISKKEGPHMEYHQLLVPGSIVSSEVEFAKGGVLYVEGKVQTTAFRDANGVKRYNTEILVSRYNTMNSVLQPVA, translated from the coding sequence ATGAATCAGACATCATGTATAAACAAAGTGCTTTTAGTAGGACACGTTTACGACGACGCTAAGTGGCTTAAAGTAGAAAACCAGCAGTACCTGTTTTGCAAGTTGGTTACCCAGGAAACGATCAGCAAAAAAGAAGGCCCGCATATGGAGTACCATCAGCTGCTGGTACCCGGAAGCATCGTAAGCTCTGAAGTAGAGTTTGCAAAGGGCGGCGTGCTGTATGTAGAAGGCAAAGTACAAACAACAGCCTTTAGAGATGCTAATGGTGTTAAGCGGTATAACACTGAAATTTTGGTAAGCCGCTACAACACCATGAACAG
- a CDS encoding response regulator: protein MEKRILIVDDDAAILDVLNEALCGDGFSVKMAEGGDDVFKLIDEYQPDLVIIDYILNGINGGEICHQIKTNRKTSYLPVIILSAHPRVISSLGYYNCDEFIAKPFDLDYLLSKVHGLVEHASTK, encoded by the coding sequence ATGGAAAAGAGGATTTTGATTGTTGACGATGACGCCGCTATACTGGACGTACTTAACGAGGCGCTGTGCGGCGACGGATTTAGTGTAAAAATGGCTGAGGGCGGCGATGACGTTTTTAAGCTGATTGACGAGTACCAGCCCGACCTGGTGATTATTGATTACATATTGAACGGTATTAACGGCGGCGAAATATGCCACCAGATTAAAACCAATAGGAAAACCAGCTATCTGCCGGTGATCATTTTGTCGGCACATCCAAGGGTGATTAGCTCGTTGGGTTATTACAACTGTGATGAATTTATAGCAAAGCCGTTTGACCTTGATTATTTGTTAAGCAAGGTACATGGCCTGGTAGAGCATGCCAGTACTAAATAG